Below is a window of Williamwhitmania taraxaci DNA.
TTTTCTCCTTGTCGTTGACATAAAATTTTCGTTTAAAGATAATACTATTCTATCTTAACTTCATGTCCAGCTTTTGGGGAGTATCATAGTTTAACCGCTCCGCGGTGTATCGTGATGCCGTTCCATATTCGCTCTCAATCATAAAAAAAGCGGACGTTCTCCTACAAGAACCCCCGCTTAATCAAGCTACATATGGAAAACAAGCCTTTCTATTCTTTCACCTCATCCTCTTCCTTATCGGAGTTGCGCGTAATGCGGGCGCGGATTACCTGTATTTGAGCGTCGACAATCTCGTTTATTTGGTTGGCCATCTGCAGATATTCCGGCTTCTTCGAAATGGCGTAGAGCGAGTCGATTGCCTGAAACAGCATCATGCAATCCTCTTTTACCTGCTTGGCGGCATCGCCACCATTGGCCTCAAGTTCGTTGGCCGTTACCTGACTTCTATCGAGTAGAATTGTCTCAAATTGATCCTGCCCCAGCTTCAGCTCCTCGAGGTGATCGTTATGCTTGACGAAGGCTATGTCGTCCGAAAATTCCGGAGAGTTAGCAATAGTTTGCAGTAAATCTGTGAGGTGCGATGATTCGTCGGCATAGTTCATTTTATGAATATCCCATCCGTGCTGTCGAATAAGATCGAGCAACCTGTTGGCCCTCGCCGCCTTTTCCGGATCGCGGCGCAGCGCAACTGAGGCCAGCGATTTGCGAAAAGCCATAAACGAGTCGTCACGAACCTCATCGGCCAGCTTAAGCGCTTTAGTTTTATCGGTATGCTGATACTTTACCAGCACCTGCGAGAGGAGGTTGGTGGAACTCTCCAACCTGCTGTTTAGATCATGCAACATAAGGGTGGGCAAATCGAATGGTTTCAAGCATTTTATTACTCGGGTAGCAATTGTTTGGGTTTCGCCTGTGCGCATCCGTTTAATGTAGGTAGTTTTGATAATCATAGCTAGTAGTTTTAGGTTAAACTTCTGTTTTGTTTATGGTTGATGCAAATTACAACATCTGTATCAAATTTCCAATAGGCTAGCATGTAGTCCTATACCAAAAACAGAGGTAACACCTTCTGGGTGGCTTATAAAATAAGAGCATCCAATAATTTGATAAACAAAAAAATTATTGAAAATATTTTTTCACCGACATGTTGGTGTCATTTGTCTGCACCTTAGATTGTTGGTGTTGATTCCAGATTTACGTGCAGCAGCCCGAAACTAAATATTGTGGTAGTAATGTAACTTACCAATGCAGGCGCTACAAATCAAGCTTACGCGCTAACTAATTGTAGCGGTATGTCGCCAAGCGGTTTTACTCTATTGCAATTTGCAGCACCTTCTCTCAAAAAGTTTGGAGCCGCTGCACTTTTGCAGCAGCTCTTCCCCGCGAGCGCAGACGTATTTCCCGTCCGTGCACTGTAAACAATATAGCAAAAATCCCGCATCGTGATGGCCGCTGAGCAGCCTCGATAAGCGCACGGGAGGTATTCAGGACGTTTCGTCCGGCAGCAATACGCTTGGTAATTGCGCTGGGCCAACTTACCGTATGGGCAACATGCCCATGCTACCGATCTATGCTCTTGGTATGGCTGCGGTTATGCAAGCTTGCTGCAAAGTGCTTTTCTTGCTGCAGGGGCAATGGCTTGCAACGCACGGCAGCATGTCCGCGCGAGCGGGGGGTTTGTTACTCAAATTCATGCCATTTTATAGGGATGAATATACGTTCAATTATTT
It encodes the following:
- a CDS encoding DUF6261 family protein, with amino-acid sequence MIIKTTYIKRMRTGETQTIATRVIKCLKPFDLPTLMLHDLNSRLESSTNLLSQVLVKYQHTDKTKALKLADEVRDDSFMAFRKSLASVALRRDPEKAARANRLLDLIRQHGWDIHKMNYADESSHLTDLLQTIANSPEFSDDIAFVKHNDHLEELKLGQDQFETILLDRSQVTANELEANGGDAAKQVKEDCMMLFQAIDSLYAISKKPEYLQMANQINEIVDAQIQVIRARITRNSDKEEDEVKE